gcttgtgttgtggctttcattaagtattatgcacacacaaatgatgcaacaaaattttgtaatggattgctcggatgtggttcgtggtgttgtggctcgaatgtggttcgtggtttgccagtgaccatgtatgagtgggggttgttccacacaacttacacaataaatttcatgatggccatgaaaatttcttgccatatggtaaacatacaacaatgtttaacaacgttaatcaacatcacatcaagacttgactaaaaatagttccaacaatagtgatgatttcttgtatgtcagcatgacgatactgagacctgtaaaagaataagtaggcactgaagttaaccttaaattaaacactcatgcaactgacctggaacatcggtcgcaacaccaaaaacacttgtttcgatatctgatgacacaatccagcaggcactgaattaaaagagaatgtacaaaaaatcaatatgctggGTTGTATTAATAATAGCATgtataatcaaaatgaacaaaaattatatcccaggctaagtgaatgaataacataactgttgggtaagcatgtcaaacctgaacattaggacattagtcaaacaaaagtacgctatcacaacttggtcataatacaatgtttgtaccactggacttcacactggttgcccaaaaattgtgccattccaggacaacagcataattatgaaacaaatagttactacaacacagaaggcttactgttgcactgtctacactgatataccataatttaaaaacataacaggtgggcattaaatacaatacactgaacatctgggtactaggaaaaaatcactaacatcacaacatgtaaactgacctggaaattaacacccttgatgccactacagtctacactggatatttgtttgaacccatcaacactatgcccgatacatctgagtagactgacctgcaaattcacatcactagtatacagtgataattgataactacaaaaacaacaattgcaataatacaattcttctgtacgtcaactgacctgaaattcatgacactcgataccgagacctgtaaaagaataagcaggcactgaaatcaaccttaaattaaacacacatgcaaactgacctggaacattggtcgcaacaccaaagacacctgtttcgatatctgacgaaacaatccagcaggcatcgaattaaaaagagaatgtgcaaaaaatcaatatgccaggctgtaccaataaaggatggataatcaaaatgaactaaaaatatatatatcccatatgcaggttaagtgagtaacataactgttgggtaagcatgtaaaccagaacattaggtcattagtcaaacaaaagtacgctatcacaaactggtcagtgataattgataactacaaaaagaacaattgcaataatacaattcctctgaacggtaactgacctgaaattcatgacacctgtatctttgttcttgcgtGGTCTCAACTtgcatatgtaccatgatcacattcaactgctagtggataaaccagtatgaccagatggcctgcaaaaaccaacaagcaggtgttaaatacaatacacctaaagcctggaatatgaaaaatattatataagcattattccacactgatatagtactagattataggatgttgtggaacttgcctaaacgtgtaaacttgaacatgaggacaactgcataatctggacacttggaattgtccaatacctaatgaacaagttggtactaatgacattcacttcaacattttatcccagctgggtgaatctctagtaaaaaggtgtttattttccacctgcaaccaaagttctacatttctgtggttgagtgtacataaactgacctggaaaatcagtatgccataggggtatggaaatggttcctctccttctgttgtgacattacttacagctgactggtaaatgatcatcgatgtcccgtggaccccaacaatgagtatatcaataacttcacaagttggaatgaatttcctttcaacatgtggtggaatgaatttcctttcaacatctggtggacaggtcaaaaaccctatcgcacaaacacggtgaatcagtgtgtggcgatatGACACGTTGTACAAACTTCACttctcgtttcgttagcattcaagaccggcatatgtcAGAGTACCcgctcagtattcttgactcttacttcttcaagcgttgctcaagcgatgtagtttctcacgaggggctcgagtttctcattaaagtcgagccgattaaagtacgcctcaccatccaggtacattcttaaaccattcaatttaaaaccacgtatcacgagtgtccgcttaaggtagttagggactttccacgagatttcccctaaatagatcacgtgttagttgtcaatccggtggattctggtggtatacatggttcaacaatgcggtaagtagtctatactttaatatagtataagctgtcaataattgtttgtgcactgctaaactaagttatttttgtgtgataagcatgcttgaggaagggtctgggggacgagactaatgttttgacagcagttgatgatggccaggcaaagaactgcgagaagaactactgtgatagtgtgatagtagggaaaaattcccactcCTATAGCTCTACCTATagctaggggcatta
The nucleotide sequence above comes from Dysidea avara chromosome 3, odDysAvar1.4, whole genome shotgun sequence. Encoded proteins:
- the LOC136249515 gene encoding uncharacterized protein isoform X1, which gives rise to MPAGLFRQISKQVSLVLRPMFQVSVSSVMNFSYQLSLYTSDVNLQVSLLRCIGHSVDGFKQISSVDCSGIKGVNFQCLLDCVIRYRNKCFWCCDRCSRSQYRHADIQEIITIVGTIFSQVLM
- the LOC136249515 gene encoding uncharacterized protein isoform X2, which codes for MPAGLFRQISKQVSLVLRPMFQVSVSSVMNFSYQLSLYTSDVNLQCLLDCVIRYRNKCFWCCDRCSRSQYRHADIQEIITIVGTIFSQVLM